One genomic window of Aricia agestis chromosome 7, ilAriAges1.1, whole genome shotgun sequence includes the following:
- the LOC121729014 gene encoding histone deacetylase complex subunit SAP30 homolog, with protein sequence MIQREYQMNNGFSTGEEDSRGNSDQICCLVDDGDRCRRPAGNASYSKRIQKTVAQRRLKLNIDPQARHTYICDHHKSMIQCARTKQRRNKDSEDDSNEAEMDSPEIDWFQLQVNTLRRYKRHYKVQTRPGLNKAQLADAVQKHFKSLPVNEKEIMTYFIYMVKTNGNKLDQKNGINSDSV encoded by the exons ATGATTCAACGCGAGTATCAAATGAACAACGGGTTCAGTACAGGGGAGGAAGATTCCAGGGGGAATTCAGACCAAATATGTTGCCTTGTGGATGACGGCGATCGCTGCAGGCGACCTGCTGGCAACGCTTCATACAGCAAGCGCATCCAAAAAACAGTCGCTCAAAGGAGGCTTAAACTCAACATAGATCcgcag GCTAGGCACACATATATTTGTGATCATCACAAATCTATGATTCAGTGCGCTAGGACAAAACAAAGGCGGAATAAAGATTCAGAGGACGACAGTAACGAAGCTGAAATGGATTCTCCAGAAATAGATTGGTTCCAGTTGCAAGTTAACACTTTGAGGCGCTACAAAAGACATTACAAAGTACAGACGAGGCCGGGGCTCAACAAAGCACAGTTGGCagat GCAGTGCAGAAACACTTCAAGTCTTTACCAGTCAACGAGAAGGAGATTATGACATACTTTATTTATATGGTCAAGACAAATGGAAACAAACTAGATCAGAAAAATGGAATTAACTCGGACTCAGTGTAG